One window from the genome of Micromonospora aurantiaca ATCC 27029 encodes:
- a CDS encoding TIGR03557 family F420-dependent LLM class oxidoreductase, translating to MVNVGYTLMCEQAGPKQLVDHAVRAEAAGFDHLVMSDHYYPWLESQGHSPYAWSVLGAVAHATSRAELMSFVTCPIRRYHPAVVAQKASTIGVLSDGRFTLGLGAGENLNEHVVGGWPHVQQRHEMFEEALQIIRPLLNGETLTFSGNHFDVPDAYVWDRPERPVPMAVAASGRQSATLAAEYADAMIATDPLSHLIDMYEEAGGAGRPRYGQVAICYGPDEDECRKIVHDQFRWFGLGWKVNADLPGPESFEAATRFVREEDVAEGISCGPDTDRHVEAFKKFVDAGFTHVALVQVGGDTQPMFLDWAQEELLPRLREL from the coding sequence ATGGTCAACGTCGGTTACACCCTCATGTGCGAGCAGGCCGGCCCGAAACAACTGGTCGACCACGCCGTACGCGCCGAGGCCGCCGGCTTCGACCATCTGGTCATGTCCGACCACTACTACCCCTGGCTGGAGTCCCAGGGCCACTCCCCGTACGCCTGGTCGGTGCTCGGCGCGGTCGCCCACGCCACCAGCCGGGCCGAGCTGATGTCGTTCGTGACCTGCCCGATCCGGCGGTACCACCCGGCGGTGGTGGCGCAGAAGGCCAGCACCATCGGGGTGCTCTCGGACGGACGGTTCACGCTCGGTCTCGGCGCCGGGGAGAACCTCAACGAGCACGTGGTGGGCGGGTGGCCGCACGTGCAGCAGCGGCACGAGATGTTCGAGGAGGCGCTGCAGATCATCCGGCCACTGCTCAACGGCGAGACGCTGACGTTCTCCGGCAACCACTTCGACGTGCCCGACGCGTACGTCTGGGACCGGCCGGAGCGGCCGGTGCCGATGGCGGTGGCCGCGTCCGGGCGGCAGTCGGCCACGCTGGCCGCCGAGTACGCCGACGCCATGATCGCCACCGACCCGCTGTCCCACCTGATCGACATGTACGAGGAGGCGGGCGGCGCGGGCCGCCCCCGCTACGGGCAGGTCGCCATCTGCTACGGCCCGGACGAGGACGAGTGCCGCAAGATCGTGCACGACCAGTTCCGCTGGTTCGGGCTGGGCTGGAAGGTCAACGCCGACCTGCCCGGCCCCGAGTCGTTCGAGGCGGCCACCCGGTTCGTCCGGGAGGAGGACGTGGCCGAGGGCATCTCCTGCGGCCCGGACACCGACCGGCACGTCGAGGCGTTCAAGAAGTTCGTCGACGCCGGCTTCACCCACGTCGCGCTGGTCCAGGTGGGCGGCGACACCCAGCCGATGTTCCTCGACTGGGCCCAGGAGGAGCTGCTGCCCCGGCTGCGCGAGCTGTGA
- a CDS encoding cellulase family glycosylhydrolase, translated as MKKLLSVAGAALLTALAAVFALGQPAHAATGFSVSNGRLYDANGVEFVMRGVNHAHTWYPQQTSSFASIKALGANTVRVVLSSGDRWTKNSAADVANVISLCKANRMICVLEVHDTTGYGEDGAATTLAKATDYWLSIADVLKGQEKYVIVNIGNEPFGNQGYSAWTTDTSNAIKRLRAAGLTHTIMVDAPNWGQDWTFTMRDNAGTVFAADPQRNTVFSIHMYGVFDTAAEISDYLGRFRTAGLPIVVGEFGFNHSDGNPDEDAIMAYAQANGIGYLGWSWSGNGGGVEYLDMTTAFNPAQLTSWGQRIFNGANGIAATSREASVYAGSTPTASPTGSPTTSPTPTSSPSPTPPPTTTPPPSGGCTATYTVANSWQGGFQGEVKVTAGAAAITGWTVRWTFANGQSVTQAWNASVSNSGSAYTARNVDYNGRLGAGASTSFGFIGSWQGTNSTPAVTCTAS; from the coding sequence ATGAAGAAACTGCTCTCCGTCGCGGGCGCCGCCCTGCTGACGGCCCTCGCCGCCGTCTTCGCCCTCGGGCAGCCGGCCCACGCCGCCACCGGGTTCTCCGTCTCCAACGGGCGGCTCTACGACGCCAACGGCGTCGAGTTCGTGATGCGCGGGGTCAATCACGCGCACACCTGGTACCCGCAGCAGACCAGCTCCTTCGCCAGCATCAAGGCGCTCGGCGCGAACACCGTCCGGGTCGTCCTGTCCAGCGGCGACCGCTGGACGAAGAACAGCGCCGCCGACGTGGCGAACGTGATCTCGCTGTGCAAGGCCAACCGGATGATCTGCGTACTGGAGGTGCACGACACCACCGGGTACGGCGAGGACGGCGCCGCCACCACGCTGGCGAAGGCCACCGACTACTGGCTGAGCATCGCCGACGTGCTCAAGGGCCAGGAGAAGTACGTCATCGTCAACATCGGCAACGAGCCGTTCGGCAACCAGGGCTACAGCGCCTGGACCACCGACACGTCGAACGCGATCAAGCGGCTGCGCGCCGCCGGCCTGACCCACACGATCATGGTGGACGCGCCGAACTGGGGCCAGGACTGGACGTTCACCATGCGCGACAACGCCGGCACCGTGTTCGCCGCCGACCCGCAGCGCAACACCGTCTTCTCCATCCACATGTACGGCGTGTTCGACACCGCCGCCGAGATCAGCGACTACCTGGGCCGGTTCCGGACCGCCGGGCTGCCCATCGTGGTCGGCGAGTTCGGCTTCAACCACTCCGACGGCAACCCGGACGAGGACGCCATCATGGCGTACGCCCAGGCCAACGGCATCGGCTACCTCGGCTGGTCGTGGAGCGGCAACGGCGGCGGCGTGGAGTACCTGGACATGACCACCGCGTTCAACCCGGCCCAGCTCACCAGCTGGGGTCAGCGGATCTTCAACGGCGCCAACGGCATCGCCGCCACGTCCCGCGAGGCGTCGGTGTACGCCGGCAGCACCCCGACCGCCAGCCCCACCGGCAGCCCGACCACCAGCCCGACGCCGACGAGCAGCCCCAGCCCGACCCCGCCGCCGACCACCACGCCCCCGCCGTCCGGTGGCTGCACCGCCACCTACACCGTCGCGAACTCGTGGCAGGGCGGCTTCCAGGGCGAGGTCAAGGTGACCGCCGGAGCCGCCGCGATCACCGGCTGGACGGTCCGCTGGACGTTCGCCAACGGCCAGTCCGTCACCCAGGCGTGGAACGCCAGCGTCAGCAACAGCGGGTCGGCGTACACCGCCCGCAACGTCGACTACAACGGCCGCCTCGGCGCCGGCGCGAGCACCAGCTTCGGCTTCATCGGCAGCTGGCAGGGCACGAACTCCACCCCCGCCGTAACCTGCACCGCGAGCTGA
- a CDS encoding alpha-galactosidase — translation MTIVHLRRARTSLVLDARGPGLPRVVHWGADLGPLPDEDLPAVVDATVPPVVPSSFDTPTVLSLLPEASAGWSGRPGLAGHRDGRDWSTAFRLTGLDVYDEPAAPSPALLGGAPLHAPGVNKGPFLSSGRVEVRAADPGAGLSLTVEITLDAAGVLTLRHRLRNDGDGRYEVRELTPVLPVPAVATELLDLTGRWCRERAPQRHPWPMGAWVREGRHGRTGHDATLLLVAGTAGFGFRHGEVWAVHTAWSGDHVTAAERRPTGESTLGGGELLAPGEIVLGPGEEYATPLLYAAHSADGLDGLSDALHTHLRSRTSHPRTPRPVTLNVWEAVYFDHDLDRLRTLADAAAEVGVERFVLDDGWFRGRRHDQAGLGDWWVDGEVWPDGLQPLIDHVRGHGMQFGLWVEPEMVNPDSDLFRAHPDWVLQAPGRLPPPWRHQQVLDLAHPDAYAYLLERLDAVLSGHDGLAYLKWDHNRDLTEAGHAGRPGVHAQTLAVYRLLDELRARHPDVEIESCSSGGARVDLEILRRTDRVWASDCNDALERLSIQRWTGLLLPPELIGTHIGPERSHTTHRVHDLSFRAVTALFGHHGIEWDITAIDAGERAELAAWVALHKRLRPLLHTGQVVRVDHPDPAVQAHGVVAHDRNHAVYAVSRVATSAAQVPGAVRLPGLDPQRRYRIRPPAGVPEPALLELSPPGWLAWPGDGITVSGSVLGTVGVQLPALHPEQALLLEVTVVG, via the coding sequence ATGACGATCGTCCACCTGCGCCGCGCGCGGACCAGCCTGGTGCTCGACGCCCGCGGCCCGGGGCTGCCCCGGGTCGTGCACTGGGGCGCCGACCTCGGCCCGCTGCCCGACGAGGACCTGCCCGCGGTCGTCGACGCCACGGTGCCGCCGGTGGTGCCGAGCAGCTTCGACACGCCCACTGTGCTGTCGCTGCTGCCCGAGGCGAGCGCCGGGTGGAGCGGACGTCCCGGTCTCGCCGGTCACCGCGACGGCCGGGACTGGTCGACGGCGTTCCGCCTCACCGGCCTCGACGTGTACGACGAGCCCGCGGCACCGTCGCCCGCCCTGTTAGGAGGGGCCCCTTTACATGCACCAGGCGTTAACAAGGGGCCCTTCCTTTCCTCCGGGCGGGTGGAGGTGCGGGCGGCGGATCCGGGCGCGGGGCTGAGCCTGACCGTCGAGATCACGCTGGACGCGGCGGGCGTGCTGACGCTGCGGCACCGGCTGCGCAACGACGGCGACGGCCGGTACGAGGTGCGGGAGCTGACGCCGGTGCTGCCGGTGCCTGCGGTCGCCACCGAACTGCTCGACCTGACCGGCCGCTGGTGCCGGGAACGCGCGCCGCAGCGGCACCCGTGGCCGATGGGCGCCTGGGTACGCGAGGGGCGGCACGGCCGTACCGGCCACGACGCCACGTTGTTGCTGGTCGCGGGCACCGCCGGGTTCGGTTTCCGGCACGGCGAGGTGTGGGCGGTGCACACCGCGTGGAGCGGCGACCACGTCACCGCCGCCGAGCGCCGCCCCACAGGTGAGTCCACGCTCGGCGGCGGTGAGCTGCTCGCACCCGGCGAGATCGTGCTCGGGCCGGGCGAGGAGTACGCCACTCCCCTGCTCTACGCGGCGCACTCGGCCGACGGGCTGGACGGGCTCAGCGACGCGCTGCACACCCACCTGCGATCACGCACCTCGCACCCCCGCACGCCGCGACCGGTGACGCTGAACGTGTGGGAGGCGGTCTACTTCGACCACGACCTGGACCGGCTGCGGACGCTGGCCGACGCGGCCGCCGAGGTCGGTGTGGAACGCTTCGTGCTGGACGACGGCTGGTTCCGTGGCCGACGACACGACCAGGCCGGGCTGGGCGACTGGTGGGTCGACGGCGAGGTCTGGCCGGACGGGTTGCAGCCGCTGATCGACCACGTACGCGGGCACGGCATGCAGTTCGGGCTCTGGGTGGAACCGGAGATGGTCAACCCCGACTCCGACCTGTTCCGCGCCCATCCCGACTGGGTGCTCCAGGCGCCGGGCCGGCTGCCGCCGCCGTGGCGGCACCAGCAGGTGCTCGACCTGGCCCACCCGGACGCGTACGCGTACCTGCTCGAACGGCTCGACGCGGTGCTGAGCGGGCACGACGGGCTCGCGTACCTGAAGTGGGACCACAACCGCGACCTCACCGAGGCCGGGCACGCCGGGCGGCCCGGGGTGCACGCGCAGACCCTCGCGGTCTACCGGTTGCTGGACGAGCTGCGCGCCCGGCACCCGGACGTCGAGATCGAGAGCTGCTCCTCCGGCGGCGCGCGCGTCGACCTGGAGATCCTGCGCCGCACCGACCGGGTCTGGGCCAGCGACTGCAACGACGCGCTGGAACGGCTGTCCATCCAGCGCTGGACCGGCCTGCTGCTGCCGCCGGAACTGATCGGCACGCACATCGGCCCGGAGCGCTCGCACACCACGCACCGCGTGCACGACCTGAGCTTCCGCGCGGTCACCGCGCTGTTCGGCCACCACGGCATCGAGTGGGACATCACCGCGATCGACGCCGGCGAACGGGCCGAACTCGCCGCCTGGGTGGCGCTGCACAAGCGGCTGCGCCCGCTGCTGCACACCGGCCAGGTGGTCCGGGTCGACCACCCGGACCCGGCCGTGCAGGCCCACGGCGTGGTCGCCCACGACCGCAACCATGCGGTGTACGCGGTCAGCCGGGTCGCCACCTCGGCGGCGCAGGTGCCGGGCGCGGTGCGGCTGCCGGGGCTGGACCCGCAGCGGCGCTACCGGATCCGCCCGCCCGCCGGAGTACCGGAACCGGCCCTGCTGGAGCTGTCCCCGCCGGGCTGGCTGGCCTGGCCGGGCGACGGCATCACGGTGAGCGGTTCGGTGCTGGGCACGGTCGGCGTTCAGCTCCCCGCCCTGCACCCCGAACAGGCCCTCCTCCTGGAGGTCACCGTCGTCGGCTGA
- a CDS encoding carbohydrate ABC transporter permease — MTAVSAGRRRPVRPARVVLHLFLGTVAVGWLFPILWAVLTSFRSYEYTAANGYVSLGGWTVDNYVTAWRTAEFGKHFLNSAYITVPAVLLTLFLASCVAFVIARFSWKLNIALLGLFTAANLLPQQALLIPLFRMFTEIPLPAWMSDSELLYDSYWGLILVNVAFQCGFCVFVLSNYMKALPHELYEAAMVDGANVWRQYWQVTMPLCRPALAALATLEVTWIYNEFFWATVLMRTGDKFPVTSSLNNLRGEFFTDNNLVSAGSVLVAIPTLVIFFLLQKQFVRGLTLGASKG, encoded by the coding sequence ATGACCGCCGTCTCCGCCGGCCGCCGCCGCCCCGTGCGGCCCGCCCGGGTCGTCCTGCACCTGTTCCTGGGTACGGTCGCCGTGGGCTGGCTGTTCCCCATCCTCTGGGCGGTGCTCACCTCGTTCCGCTCCTACGAGTACACAGCCGCCAACGGCTACGTGTCGCTCGGCGGCTGGACGGTCGACAACTACGTCACCGCCTGGCGTACCGCCGAGTTCGGCAAGCACTTCCTCAACTCGGCGTACATCACCGTCCCGGCGGTGCTGCTCACGCTGTTCCTCGCCTCCTGCGTGGCGTTCGTGATCGCCCGGTTCAGCTGGAAGCTCAACATCGCGCTGCTCGGCCTGTTCACCGCGGCGAACCTGCTGCCGCAGCAGGCGCTGCTCATCCCGCTGTTCCGGATGTTCACCGAGATCCCGCTGCCGGCCTGGATGAGCGACTCGGAGCTGCTGTACGACAGCTACTGGGGGCTGATCCTGGTCAACGTCGCGTTCCAGTGCGGCTTCTGCGTGTTCGTGCTCAGCAACTACATGAAGGCGCTGCCGCACGAGCTGTACGAGGCCGCGATGGTCGACGGGGCGAACGTGTGGCGGCAGTACTGGCAGGTCACGATGCCGCTGTGCCGCCCGGCGCTCGCCGCCCTCGCGACGCTCGAAGTCACCTGGATCTACAACGAGTTCTTCTGGGCCACTGTGCTCATGCGTACCGGCGACAAGTTCCCGGTCACCAGTTCGCTGAACAACCTTCGCGGCGAGTTCTTCACCGACAACAACCTGGTCTCGGCCGGCTCGGTGCTGGTCGCGATCCCCACCCTGGTGATCTTCTTCCTGCTGCAGAAGCAGTTCGTCCGGGGTCTGACGCTGGGAGCCTCCAAGGGATGA
- a CDS encoding carbohydrate ABC transporter permease, with the protein MSDLPLIQEDRAVPPPAATTTNGGRGRRLRLLSRTDRVVITLMVLVPLLLVTGLVWLPAVATVLLSGTNWDGIGPISEIEWVGAKNYDDVVNIYPPFVPAVQNNLLWLAALFVVATPFGMFLAVLLDKEIRGSRFYQTALYLPVVLSLALIGFVWQLIYSRDQGLLNGVFGGETDWYGDPDVNIWAVLVAAGWRHVGYIMLLYLAGLKGVDPSLREAAAVDGSSETSTFFRVVFPVLRPINIIVLVVTVIESLRAFDLVWVINKGRNGLELISALVTQNVVGEASRIGFGSALATIMLAVSLVFITIYLWTVMREDKR; encoded by the coding sequence ATGTCCGACCTGCCCCTGATCCAAGAGGATCGCGCCGTGCCGCCGCCGGCCGCGACCACCACGAACGGTGGTCGCGGTCGCCGGCTACGGCTCCTGTCCCGCACCGACCGCGTGGTCATCACGCTGATGGTGCTGGTACCCCTGTTGCTCGTCACCGGGCTGGTCTGGCTGCCCGCGGTGGCGACGGTGCTGCTCTCCGGCACGAACTGGGACGGCATCGGCCCGATCTCCGAGATCGAGTGGGTCGGGGCCAAGAACTACGACGACGTGGTGAACATCTACCCGCCGTTCGTCCCCGCCGTGCAGAACAACCTGCTGTGGCTGGCCGCGCTGTTCGTGGTGGCCACCCCGTTCGGCATGTTCCTCGCCGTGCTGCTCGACAAGGAGATTCGCGGCAGCCGCTTCTACCAGACCGCGCTCTACCTGCCTGTGGTGCTGTCGCTGGCGCTCATCGGCTTCGTCTGGCAGCTCATCTACAGCCGCGACCAGGGGCTGCTCAACGGTGTGTTCGGCGGCGAGACCGACTGGTACGGCGACCCGGACGTCAACATCTGGGCCGTACTGGTGGCGGCCGGCTGGCGGCACGTCGGCTACATCATGCTGCTCTACCTGGCCGGCCTCAAGGGCGTCGACCCGTCGCTGCGCGAGGCCGCCGCGGTGGACGGCTCCTCGGAGACCAGCACGTTCTTCCGGGTGGTCTTCCCGGTGCTGCGCCCGATCAACATCATCGTGCTGGTGGTGACGGTGATCGAGTCGCTGCGCGCGTTCGACCTGGTCTGGGTCATCAACAAGGGCCGCAACGGGCTGGAACTGATCTCCGCGCTGGTCACCCAGAACGTGGTGGGCGAGGCCAGCCGGATCGGCTTCGGCTCCGCGCTGGCGACCATCATGCTGGCCGTCTCGCTGGTCTTCATCACCATCTACCTCTGGACCGTGATGCGGGAGGACAAGCGATGA
- a CDS encoding ABC transporter substrate-binding protein, translating to MSAAHLFHAGGTMSRPRSQAEYLARLVPPSVAGLNRRSLLAGAAGAGALLGTGLLAGCGDSDSGSGGDAKSVSLGSNQSDPKPKDVVAKVMDGFKTSSGVTVNINTVDHNTFQENINNYLQGKPDDVFTWFAGYRMRFFAAKGLAGDLSDVWGKLDGYSDAFKKASTGDDGKQYFVPASYYPWAVFYRKSVWQQRGYEVPKTLDDLNTLGAQMKKDGLNPIAFADKDGWPAMGTFDILNLRINGYQFHIDLMAGKEAWTSDKVKKVFDTWAGLLPLHQPDSLGRTWQEAAQSLQQKKSGMYLLGLFVGQQFSGADLEDLDFFTFPEIDSTIGAKALDAPIDGYMMARKPKSKDAAQKLLTYLGSKEAADITVKNDPSTLVANSGAETGAYTALQKKAAELVGSATEIAQFLDRDTRPDFASTVMIPALQQFIKDPKDISGLLTSIENQKKSIFTS from the coding sequence ATGAGCGCAGCGCACCTCTTCCACGCAGGAGGCACCATGTCCCGTCCCCGCTCGCAAGCCGAATACCTCGCCCGGCTCGTACCCCCGTCCGTCGCCGGCCTGAACCGGCGCTCGCTGCTCGCCGGCGCGGCCGGCGCGGGGGCGCTGCTCGGCACCGGTCTGCTCGCCGGCTGCGGCGACTCCGACTCCGGGTCCGGCGGCGACGCCAAGAGCGTCTCCCTCGGCTCGAACCAGTCGGACCCGAAGCCCAAGGACGTCGTCGCCAAGGTGATGGACGGCTTCAAGACGTCCTCCGGCGTGACGGTCAACATCAACACGGTCGACCACAACACGTTCCAGGAGAACATCAACAACTACCTGCAGGGCAAGCCGGACGACGTGTTCACCTGGTTCGCCGGCTACCGGATGCGCTTCTTCGCCGCCAAGGGCCTGGCCGGTGACCTCAGCGACGTGTGGGGCAAGCTCGACGGCTACTCCGACGCGTTCAAGAAGGCGTCCACAGGCGACGACGGCAAGCAGTACTTCGTGCCGGCGTCGTACTACCCGTGGGCGGTCTTCTACCGCAAGTCGGTGTGGCAGCAGCGCGGCTACGAGGTGCCGAAGACGCTGGACGACCTGAACACGCTCGGCGCGCAGATGAAGAAGGACGGCCTGAACCCGATCGCGTTCGCCGACAAGGACGGCTGGCCGGCGATGGGCACGTTCGACATCCTCAACCTGCGGATCAACGGCTACCAGTTCCACATCGACCTGATGGCCGGCAAGGAGGCGTGGACCTCCGACAAGGTGAAGAAGGTCTTCGACACCTGGGCCGGGCTGCTCCCCCTGCACCAGCCGGACTCGCTCGGCCGCACCTGGCAGGAGGCCGCGCAGTCGCTGCAGCAGAAGAAGAGCGGCATGTACCTGCTCGGCCTGTTCGTCGGCCAGCAGTTCAGCGGCGCCGACCTGGAGGACCTGGACTTCTTCACGTTCCCCGAGATCGACTCCACGATCGGCGCGAAGGCGCTGGACGCCCCGATCGACGGCTACATGATGGCCCGCAAGCCGAAGTCCAAGGACGCGGCGCAGAAGCTGCTGACGTACCTCGGCTCGAAGGAGGCGGCGGACATCACCGTCAAGAACGACCCGAGCACGCTTGTCGCCAACAGCGGCGCGGAAACCGGTGCCTACACCGCGCTGCAGAAGAAGGCCGCCGAGCTGGTCGGCTCCGCCACCGAGATCGCCCAGTTCCTCGACCGGGACACCCGGCCGGACTTCGCCTCCACCGTGATGATCCCGGCGTTGCAGCAGTTCATCAAGGACCCGAAGGACATCAGCGGGCTGCTCACCAGCATCGAGAACCAGAAGAAGTCGATCTTCACCAGCTGA